The following proteins are encoded in a genomic region of Actinomadura sp. NAK00032:
- a CDS encoding nuclear transport factor 2 family protein has translation MHPFRAAIEKGDIDALPALLAEDVTFLSPVAFAPYEGRAAVTAILRAVTRVFTGFRYVREISDGSDHALVFKARVGDREVHGCDFLHHDDAGLIDEFCVMVRPLSGARALSDAMGVEFANVRREMGLA, from the coding sequence ATGCACCCGTTCCGCGCGGCCATTGAGAAGGGCGACATCGACGCCCTCCCGGCGCTGCTGGCCGAGGACGTCACGTTCCTCAGCCCGGTGGCGTTCGCGCCGTACGAGGGGCGGGCCGCCGTCACCGCGATCCTGCGCGCGGTGACCCGGGTGTTCACCGGCTTCCGCTACGTCCGGGAGATCAGCGACGGCAGCGACCACGCGCTGGTGTTCAAGGCGCGGGTGGGCGACCGCGAGGTGCACGGCTGCGACTTCCTGCACCACGACGACGCCGGGCTCATCGACGAGTTCTGCGTGATGGTGCGCCCGCTGTCGGGCGCCCGCGCCCTGTCGGACGCGATGGGGGTGGAGTTCGCGAACGTCCGGCGGGAGATGGGCCTGGCCTGA
- a CDS encoding cytochrome P450 encodes MDFPPPHRPGVPLDPGHLRRLHARPLVPAVVAGREALLATRHADVRTVLSDDRFSREAWRGGTLFARTPASLALAASDPPAHTRRRRAVRAWFTARRAEADRPRMAAVASRLLDGMAADGPPADLIARFATPFPYSVVCGMLGVPAADLGLLLPWASAMMSAGHHPDAEVAAAHEGMRGYFAEQVAARRPFPGDDLLTALVHGSGLSDEETAVLGAGLLMAGGESTANLLALCVLDLAARPRLAARLRADPALIPAAAEEYVRWTWLAGTGGRPHVVTAAAELAGTPLAPGDVVVPLTDAANRDPAAFPAAGAFDPARSPNPHLGFGHGRHRCLGAHHARAELQTGLAAILRRFGDLSLAVDPADLAWRDRMFVRGVWQLPVTWSRGSR; translated from the coding sequence ATGGACTTCCCCCCGCCGCACCGCCCGGGCGTCCCGCTGGACCCCGGGCACCTGCGGCGACTGCACGCCCGCCCGCTGGTCCCGGCCGTGGTGGCGGGCCGGGAGGCGCTGCTCGCCACCCGGCACGCCGACGTCCGGACGGTGCTGTCCGACGACCGGTTCAGCCGGGAGGCGTGGCGGGGCGGCACCTTGTTCGCCCGGACCCCGGCGTCCCTCGCGCTGGCGGCGAGCGACCCGCCGGCGCACACCCGGCGGCGCCGGGCCGTCCGGGCCTGGTTCACGGCCCGCCGCGCCGAGGCGGACCGGCCGCGCATGGCCGCCGTCGCGAGCCGCCTCCTGGACGGCATGGCGGCGGACGGGCCGCCCGCCGACCTGATCGCCCGGTTCGCGACGCCGTTCCCGTACTCGGTCGTCTGCGGCATGCTCGGCGTCCCCGCCGCCGACCTCGGGCTGCTGCTGCCCTGGGCGAGCGCGATGATGTCGGCCGGGCACCACCCGGACGCCGAGGTGGCGGCGGCGCACGAGGGCATGCGCGGCTACTTCGCCGAGCAGGTCGCCGCGCGCCGGCCGTTCCCGGGCGACGACCTGCTGACCGCGCTCGTGCACGGCTCCGGCCTGTCGGACGAGGAGACCGCCGTGCTCGGGGCCGGGCTGCTGATGGCGGGCGGGGAGAGCACCGCGAACCTGCTCGCGCTCTGCGTCCTGGACCTGGCGGCCCGGCCCCGGCTCGCCGCCCGGCTGCGCGCCGACCCGGCGCTGATCCCGGCCGCGGCCGAGGAGTACGTGCGCTGGACCTGGCTCGCCGGCACCGGCGGCCGGCCGCACGTCGTCACCGCCGCCGCCGAGCTGGCGGGCACGCCGCTGGCGCCGGGCGACGTCGTCGTCCCGCTCACCGACGCCGCCAACCGCGACCCGGCGGCCTTCCCCGCCGCCGGCGCCTTCGACCCGGCCCGCTCCCCGAACCCGCACCTCGGCTTCGGGCACGGCCGCCACCGCTGCCTCGGCGCCCACCACGCCCGCGCCGAGCTCCAGACCGGCCTCGCGGCGATCCTGCGCCGGTTCGGCGACCTTTCACTGGCCGTCGACCCCGCCGACCTGGCCTGGCGCGACCGCATGTTCGTGCGCGGGGTCTGGCAGCTCCCGGTCACCTGGTCGCGCGGAAGCCGATGA
- a CDS encoding zinc-dependent alcohol dehydrogenase — protein MKAVTWHGKRDVRVDSVPDPELKEPDDAIIRVTSSGICGSDLHLYEVLGPFLTEGDILGHEPMGVVEETGPDVAHIKPGDRVVIPFNISCGRCHMCGMQLYAQCETTQVREHGMGAALFGYTRLYGQVPGGQAEYLRVPQAHFGPIKVPDGPPDERFVYLSDVLPTARQAVEWAAIPEGGSVTVLGLGPIGQMAARIARHRGHRVIAVDLVPERLEMARRHGVEVIDSDAADDVPDAVRQLTGGRGTDSVIEAVGMEAHGSPGAKLAQTLTGLLPGNSAAPLMSRVGVDRLAALTTAIEIVRRGGTISVIGVYGGMTDPLPMLRMFDKGIGLRMGQAHVKRWIDELLPLVSDDADPLGVMDLATHRWPLEKAPQAYEMFQKKQDGAIKVLLQPGGAA, from the coding sequence ATGAAGGCCGTCACCTGGCACGGCAAGCGCGACGTCCGCGTCGACAGCGTGCCCGACCCGGAGCTCAAGGAACCGGACGACGCGATCATCCGGGTGACCTCGTCCGGCATCTGCGGGTCGGACCTGCACCTGTACGAGGTGCTCGGGCCGTTCCTCACCGAGGGCGACATCCTCGGCCACGAGCCGATGGGCGTCGTCGAGGAGACCGGACCGGACGTCGCGCACATCAAGCCGGGCGACCGCGTGGTGATCCCGTTCAACATCTCGTGCGGGCGCTGCCACATGTGCGGGATGCAGCTGTACGCGCAGTGCGAGACGACGCAGGTCCGCGAGCACGGCATGGGCGCGGCGCTGTTCGGCTACACCCGGCTGTACGGGCAGGTCCCCGGCGGGCAGGCCGAGTACCTGCGGGTGCCGCAGGCGCACTTCGGGCCGATCAAGGTGCCGGACGGCCCGCCGGACGAGCGGTTCGTCTACCTGTCGGACGTGCTGCCGACCGCGCGGCAGGCCGTCGAGTGGGCCGCGATCCCCGAGGGCGGGTCGGTGACCGTGCTGGGCCTCGGCCCGATCGGGCAGATGGCCGCCCGGATCGCCCGGCACCGCGGGCACCGCGTGATCGCGGTGGACCTCGTGCCGGAGCGGCTGGAGATGGCGCGCCGGCACGGCGTCGAGGTGATCGACTCCGACGCCGCCGACGACGTCCCGGACGCGGTGCGCCAGCTCACCGGGGGCCGCGGCACCGACTCGGTGATCGAGGCCGTCGGGATGGAGGCGCACGGCTCGCCGGGCGCGAAGCTGGCGCAGACCCTCACCGGGCTGCTGCCGGGCAACTCCGCCGCGCCGCTGATGTCGCGCGTCGGGGTGGACCGGCTCGCCGCGCTGACCACCGCGATCGAGATCGTCCGCCGGGGCGGGACGATCTCCGTCATCGGCGTGTACGGCGGCATGACCGATCCGCTGCCGATGCTGCGGATGTTCGACAAGGGCATCGGGCTGCGGATGGGCCAGGCGCACGTCAAGCGGTGGATCGACGAGCTGCTGCCGCTGGTCTCCGACGACGCCGACCCGCTCGGCGTGATGGACCTCGCGACGCACCGCTGGCCGCTGGAGAAGGCGCCGCAGGCGTACGAGATGTTCCAGAAGAAACAGGACGGCGCGATCAAGGTGCTGCTGCAGCCGGGCGGCGCGGCCTAG
- the ctaD gene encoding cytochrome c oxidase subunit I translates to MGTRIGHILATTDHKMVGYLYLTTSFLFFLAAGVMAMLMRAELMEPGKQVVSNHTYNELFTIHGTIMMLLFATPLFAGFANVLVPLQIGAPDVAFPRMNALTYYLFLFGGLMVMASFIMPGGAAAYGWFSYSPLTSGTYSPGLGPDMWIMGLILSGFGTILTSVNIITTIIAMRAPGMVMFRMPIFTWNVLLTSLMVLIAFPVLTAALFALEADRKLGAHIYDPSNHGALLWQHLFWFFGHPEVYIAALPFFGIVTEILPVFARKPLFGYLGMVAATISITGLSMTVWAHHMFATGGVLLPFFSITSFMIAVPTGIKFFNWVGTLWKGQLTFEAPMLFALGFLVTFLFGGLTGVILASPAMDFHLTDSFFVVGHLHYVLFGTVVFAMFGGFYFWWPKMTGRMLHEGWGRIHFWTLFIGFHTTFLVQHWLGAEGMPRRYADYPDQFATLNLVSSIGSFILGASTFAFLWNVLRTWRHGEKVGTDDPWGTGGSLEWATSCPPPRHNFTTMPRIRSVRPAFDLHYPPLEPPQEAEPALPPPPKGS, encoded by the coding sequence ATGGGGACCAGGATCGGCCACATCCTGGCCACCACCGACCACAAGATGGTCGGCTACCTGTACCTCACGACGTCGTTCCTGTTCTTCCTCGCCGCCGGGGTCATGGCCATGCTCATGCGGGCCGAGCTGATGGAGCCCGGCAAGCAGGTGGTGAGCAACCACACCTACAACGAGCTGTTCACCATCCACGGCACGATCATGATGCTGCTGTTCGCGACGCCGCTGTTCGCCGGGTTCGCGAACGTGCTGGTCCCGCTGCAGATCGGGGCGCCCGACGTGGCGTTCCCCCGGATGAACGCGCTGACCTACTACCTGTTCCTGTTCGGCGGGCTCATGGTCATGGCGTCGTTCATCATGCCGGGCGGCGCCGCCGCCTACGGGTGGTTCTCCTACTCGCCGCTGACCTCCGGGACGTACTCGCCGGGCCTCGGCCCCGACATGTGGATCATGGGGCTGATCCTGTCCGGCTTCGGGACGATCCTGACCTCGGTCAACATCATCACCACGATCATCGCGATGCGCGCGCCCGGCATGGTGATGTTCCGGATGCCGATCTTCACCTGGAACGTGCTGCTGACCAGCCTGATGGTGCTGATCGCCTTCCCGGTGCTGACCGCGGCGCTGTTCGCGCTGGAGGCCGACCGCAAGCTCGGCGCGCACATCTACGACCCCTCGAACCACGGCGCGCTGCTGTGGCAGCACCTGTTCTGGTTCTTCGGCCATCCCGAGGTCTACATCGCGGCGCTGCCGTTCTTCGGGATCGTCACCGAGATCCTCCCGGTGTTCGCGCGCAAGCCGCTGTTCGGCTACCTCGGCATGGTGGCGGCGACGATCTCGATCACCGGATTGTCGATGACGGTGTGGGCGCACCACATGTTCGCCACCGGCGGGGTGCTGCTGCCGTTCTTCTCCATCACCTCCTTCATGATCGCCGTGCCGACCGGGATCAAGTTCTTCAACTGGGTCGGGACGCTGTGGAAGGGGCAGCTCACGTTCGAGGCCCCGATGCTGTTCGCGCTCGGGTTCCTCGTGACGTTCCTGTTCGGCGGCCTGACCGGGGTCATCCTCGCCTCGCCGGCGATGGACTTCCACCTCACCGACTCCTTCTTCGTCGTCGGGCACCTGCACTACGTCCTGTTCGGCACCGTCGTGTTCGCCATGTTCGGCGGGTTCTACTTCTGGTGGCCGAAGATGACGGGCCGGATGCTGCACGAGGGCTGGGGCAGGATCCACTTCTGGACGCTGTTCATCGGGTTCCACACGACGTTCCTCGTCCAGCACTGGCTCGGCGCCGAGGGCATGCCGCGCCGCTACGCCGACTACCCCGACCAGTTCGCGACGCTGAACCTCGTCTCGTCCATCGGCTCGTTCATCCTCGGCGCCTCGACGTTCGCGTTCCTGTGGAACGTGCTGCGGACCTGGCGGCACGGCGAGAAGGTCGGCACCGACGACCCGTGGGGCACCGGCGGCTCGCTGGAGTGGGCGACGTCCTGCCCGCCGCCCCGCCACAACTTCACGACGATGCCCCGGATCCGCTCGGTGCGCCCGGCGTTCGACCTGCACTACCCGCCGCTGGAGCCGCCGCAGGAGGCCGAGCCGGCGCTCCCGCCGCCCCCCAAGGGCTCCTGA
- a CDS encoding CdaR family transcriptional regulator — protein sequence MTAPGGLCDILVSTGPRVADAVGEALHGHPAYLPIRRAAGPMFGGRGETCTRLIGLVLTGEPLPGDDLGRFRDLGVLAARQAIPLPVLSEVWDLALAAAARTCWTVAPPGHFAEMAELTAHAARLAIGAREACIQGYAEAPRAGGASRPLRRLLAETLIDGAPAGVIAEAAGVRLAPGYLVLLCEAPASDASWERASERLDGWDGVLYSGDLSGLIVLLPAADPLCAESRAAEFTASLAAWTRGPVHAAQAQRRGLAGIPDALEEASRVLTAVKAIPDGEDRPYRADELLVELAILEQPAIRGRLAAVLKPLDAGTDLRRTLEVLLACNLDRERAARELWIHRRTLHYRLDRIRDLSGVDPSSARGIQLFRAALTSARLSRLERDGRRAEETSLPPPLSA from the coding sequence ATGACCGCTCCCGGCGGACTCTGCGACATCCTCGTCTCCACCGGCCCGCGGGTCGCCGACGCGGTCGGCGAGGCCCTGCACGGCCACCCCGCCTACCTGCCGATCCGGCGCGCGGCGGGCCCCATGTTCGGCGGCCGGGGGGAGACCTGCACCCGCCTCATCGGGCTCGTCCTCACCGGCGAGCCGCTGCCCGGCGACGACCTCGGCCGCTTCCGCGACCTCGGCGTCCTCGCCGCCCGGCAGGCGATCCCGCTGCCGGTGCTGTCGGAGGTGTGGGACCTCGCGCTCGCCGCCGCCGCCCGCACCTGCTGGACGGTCGCGCCGCCCGGCCACTTCGCCGAGATGGCCGAGCTGACCGCGCACGCGGCGCGGCTCGCCATCGGCGCGCGGGAGGCGTGCATCCAGGGCTACGCGGAGGCGCCCCGCGCGGGCGGCGCGTCGCGGCCGCTGCGCCGGCTGCTCGCCGAGACCCTGATCGACGGGGCGCCCGCCGGCGTCATCGCCGAGGCGGCCGGGGTCCGGCTCGCGCCCGGCTACCTGGTGCTGCTGTGCGAGGCCCCCGCCTCGGACGCGAGCTGGGAGCGGGCCAGCGAGCGGCTGGACGGCTGGGACGGCGTGCTGTACTCCGGCGACCTGTCCGGCCTCATCGTGCTGCTCCCCGCCGCGGACCCGCTGTGCGCGGAGAGCCGGGCCGCCGAGTTCACCGCGTCCCTCGCCGCCTGGACGCGCGGCCCGGTGCACGCCGCGCAGGCGCAGCGGCGCGGCCTCGCCGGCATCCCGGACGCGCTGGAGGAGGCGTCCCGGGTGCTCACCGCGGTCAAGGCCATCCCGGACGGCGAGGACCGCCCCTACCGGGCCGACGAGCTGCTGGTCGAGCTGGCGATCCTGGAGCAGCCCGCGATCCGCGGCCGGCTCGCCGCCGTGCTGAAGCCGCTCGACGCGGGCACCGACCTGCGGCGGACGCTGGAGGTGCTGCTCGCCTGCAACCTCGACCGCGAGCGCGCCGCCCGTGAGCTGTGGATCCACCGCCGCACCCTGCACTACCGGCTGGACCGCATCCGCGACCTGTCCGGCGTCGACCCGAGTTCGGCGCGCGGCATCCAGCTGTTCCGCGCGGCTCTGACCTCGGCGCGGCTGAGCCGGCTGGAGCGCGACGGCCGCCGCGCCGAGGAGACCTCGCTGCCCCCGCCGCTGAGCGCCTGA
- a CDS encoding ubiquinol-cytochrome c reductase cytochrome b subunit gives MAGRNGRSKSARAGDLAQGVNDRLGSTSFLSQNIKKAFPTHWSFLLGEIALYSFIILILTGVFLTLFFKPSGGVQIYDGSYAPLKGVEMSDAYASTLHLTFDVRGGLLMRQIHHWAANVFLAAIVVHLMRIFFTGAFRKPREINWVIGVSMFALALAEGFAGYSLPDDLLSGTGLRIFQGILLSIPIAGTYLSLWAFGGEFPASEEFIPRLFTVHILLIPGILIALVTVHLMILWHQTHTQWPGRGRREMSVSGEKTFPHFATQSAGYFLFTFGVLSGLAAFFQINPVWLYGPYGPDEVSFGSQPDWYVGFLEGSLRIMAPLSTTVAGHDIAWNVLLPAVVLPGIFFTLMGLYPFLERWATGDERVHHLLDRPRNAPTRTGIGAAAAAWYINLLAAGGNDIIADTFKIPLFWTTWFFRVGFFVAPVLAFAIARRACLSLQRRDLQTREEGVESGLISLSPEGGFEERHEQPSRDAEAVLRTRRPGELVAPYPNHIIPLPTPDRARTQVRTRANRFYLDYQSESYGGGQGDLEKPPQDGGSQDGGG, from the coding sequence ATGGCGGGACGGAACGGCCGGTCGAAGTCCGCGAGGGCCGGCGACCTGGCCCAGGGTGTCAACGACCGGCTCGGTTCGACCTCGTTCCTGAGCCAGAACATCAAGAAGGCGTTCCCGACGCACTGGTCGTTCCTGCTCGGCGAGATCGCGCTCTACTCGTTCATCATCCTGATCCTCACGGGCGTCTTCCTCACGCTGTTCTTCAAGCCGAGCGGCGGTGTGCAGATCTACGACGGCTCGTACGCGCCGCTCAAGGGCGTGGAGATGAGCGACGCGTACGCCTCCACGCTGCACCTGACGTTCGACGTGCGCGGCGGGCTGCTGATGCGGCAGATCCACCACTGGGCGGCGAACGTGTTCCTCGCGGCGATCGTGGTCCACCTCATGCGGATCTTCTTCACCGGCGCGTTCCGCAAGCCGCGCGAGATCAACTGGGTGATCGGCGTGTCGATGTTCGCGCTGGCGCTCGCCGAGGGGTTCGCGGGCTACTCGCTCCCGGACGACCTGCTGTCCGGCACCGGCCTGCGCATCTTCCAGGGCATCCTGCTGTCCATCCCCATCGCCGGGACCTACCTCAGCCTGTGGGCGTTCGGCGGGGAGTTCCCGGCGAGCGAGGAGTTCATCCCGCGGCTGTTCACGGTGCACATCCTGCTCATCCCGGGCATCCTGATCGCGCTCGTCACCGTCCACCTGATGATCCTCTGGCACCAGACGCACACCCAGTGGCCGGGCCGTGGCCGGCGGGAGATGTCGGTGAGCGGCGAGAAGACCTTCCCGCACTTCGCCACGCAGAGCGCGGGCTACTTCCTGTTCACGTTCGGCGTCCTGTCGGGGCTGGCGGCGTTCTTCCAGATCAACCCCGTCTGGCTGTACGGGCCGTACGGGCCCGACGAGGTGTCCTTCGGCTCGCAGCCGGACTGGTACGTCGGGTTCCTCGAAGGGTCGCTGCGCATCATGGCGCCGCTGTCGACGACCGTCGCCGGGCACGACATCGCGTGGAACGTGCTGCTGCCGGCCGTCGTCCTGCCGGGGATCTTCTTCACCCTCATGGGGCTGTACCCGTTCCTGGAGCGCTGGGCCACCGGGGACGAGCGCGTCCACCACCTGCTGGACCGGCCGCGGAACGCCCCCACCCGGACCGGGATCGGCGCGGCGGCCGCCGCCTGGTACATCAACCTGCTGGCGGCGGGCGGCAACGACATCATCGCCGACACCTTCAAGATCCCGCTGTTCTGGACGACATGGTTCTTCCGCGTCGGGTTCTTCGTCGCCCCGGTCCTCGCGTTCGCCATCGCCCGGCGCGCCTGCCTGAGCCTGCAGCGCCGCGACCTCCAGACCCGGGAGGAGGGCGTGGAGAGCGGCCTGATCTCGCTCAGCCCGGAGGGCGGCTTCGAGGAGCGGCACGAGCAGCCGTCGCGGGACGCGGAGGCCGTGCTGCGCACCCGGCGGCCCGGCGAACTGGTCGCCCCCTACCCGAACCACATCATCCCGCTGCCGACCCCCGACCGGGCCCGCACCCAGGTGCGCACCCGCGCCAACCGCTTCTACCTCGACTACCAGTCGGAGTCGTATGGCGGCGGCCAAGGCGACCTGGAGAAGCCGCCGCAGGACGGCGGATCGCAGGACGGGGGCGGCTGA
- a CDS encoding Ppx/GppA family phosphatase produces MDDAPLRLGVLDIGSNSAHLRVADLDPGHPPLPVRSVKSPVRLAEATDRHGVIGRPAVGRLIAAVREAAAAAAALGVAELVPFATSALRDAANRADVTAEVRAATGVELGFLSGEREARLTFLAARCWYGWSAGPLLLADIGGGSLELAYGAGREPEIALSLPLGAGRLTRHHLPPRPPVRKRVRRALSAHVRSVLTEATAGIAARPAPVRAAATSRTFTQLARLCGAPKAKAGPFRERRLDRRDLHRWIPRLAKLPDEERARLRGVKASRAHQILAGAIVAEGVMDVLGLDRLDICPWALREGIMLDRLGRAAPFAPDPRGGGS; encoded by the coding sequence ATGGACGACGCCCCCCTGCGCCTCGGCGTGCTCGACATCGGCTCCAACTCGGCGCACCTGCGGGTCGCCGACCTCGACCCCGGGCACCCGCCGCTGCCCGTCCGGTCGGTGAAGAGCCCGGTCCGGCTGGCCGAGGCCACCGACCGGCACGGCGTCATCGGGCGGCCCGCGGTCGGGCGGCTCATCGCCGCGGTCCGGGAGGCGGCGGCCGCCGCCGCGGCCCTCGGCGTCGCCGAGCTGGTGCCGTTCGCGACGTCCGCGCTGCGCGACGCCGCCAACCGCGCCGACGTCACCGCCGAGGTCCGCGCCGCCACCGGCGTCGAGCTCGGGTTCCTCAGCGGCGAGCGGGAGGCGCGGCTGACGTTCCTCGCGGCCCGCTGCTGGTACGGGTGGTCGGCGGGCCCGCTGCTGCTCGCCGACATCGGCGGCGGCTCCCTGGAGCTGGCCTACGGCGCCGGCCGGGAACCGGAGATCGCGCTGTCGCTGCCGCTCGGCGCCGGCCGCCTCACCCGGCACCACCTGCCGCCCCGCCCGCCGGTGCGCAAGCGCGTCCGCCGGGCGCTGTCCGCGCACGTGCGGTCGGTGCTCACCGAGGCGACCGCCGGGATCGCCGCGCGCCCGGCCCCGGTGCGGGCAGCCGCGACGTCCAGGACCTTCACCCAGCTGGCCCGGCTGTGCGGCGCGCCGAAGGCGAAGGCGGGGCCGTTCCGGGAGCGCCGCCTCGACCGCCGCGACCTGCACCGCTGGATCCCCCGGCTGGCGAAGCTGCCGGACGAGGAGCGGGCGCGGCTGCGCGGGGTGAAGGCGTCGCGCGCCCACCAGATCCTCGCGGGCGCGATCGTGGCCGAGGGCGTGATGGACGTCCTCGGGCTCGACCGCCTCGACATCTGCCCGTGGGCGCTGCGCGAGGGCATCATGCTGGACCGGCTGGGCCGGGCCGCCCCGTTCGCCCCGGACCCCCGCGGCGGCGGGAGCTGA
- a CDS encoding LysR family transcriptional regulator translates to MELRQLRTFEAVVAHRTVTDAAAALGLAPSSVSEQVRALEAALGVALFERGPKGMRLTPAGERMREWSGRLLGLAERARREVSGERPVLRLGALESIAATHVPGVLARLAERRPGLRVQVRSDAARDQLLDAVAAGDLEAALLLDAGDGVGGLGFAAPAAPLDFLDLEPVPLALVAAPDHPLAGAPRVTAADLRGERLLVNVPACSFWLAGERLLGPAVERVRAGSVTVMSSWAERGLGVALVPEFAVRDRLGGGALARLALDAPALSLRLVWRADRETLPGLREVLYAAAAP, encoded by the coding sequence ATGGAACTGCGCCAGCTGCGGACGTTCGAGGCCGTCGTCGCCCACCGGACCGTCACCGATGCCGCCGCCGCCCTCGGGCTCGCGCCGTCCTCGGTGTCGGAGCAGGTCCGGGCGCTGGAGGCGGCGCTCGGCGTGGCGCTGTTCGAGCGCGGCCCGAAGGGGATGCGCCTCACCCCGGCCGGGGAGCGGATGCGGGAGTGGTCGGGCCGGCTGCTGGGGCTGGCCGAGCGGGCCCGCCGCGAGGTGTCCGGGGAGCGGCCGGTGCTGCGGCTCGGCGCGCTGGAGTCGATCGCCGCGACGCACGTCCCCGGCGTCCTCGCGCGGCTCGCCGAGCGGCGGCCCGGCCTGCGGGTGCAGGTCCGGTCGGACGCGGCCCGCGACCAGTTGCTGGACGCGGTCGCCGCCGGGGACCTGGAGGCGGCGCTGCTGCTGGACGCCGGCGACGGCGTCGGCGGGCTCGGCTTCGCGGCGCCGGCCGCGCCGCTGGACTTCCTCGACCTGGAGCCCGTCCCGCTCGCGCTGGTCGCCGCGCCGGACCACCCGCTCGCGGGCGCGCCCCGCGTCACCGCCGCCGACCTGCGCGGCGAGCGGCTGCTGGTGAACGTGCCGGCGTGCTCGTTCTGGCTGGCGGGCGAGCGGCTGCTCGGCCCGGCCGTCGAGCGCGTCCGGGCGGGCAGCGTGACCGTGATGAGCTCGTGGGCGGAGCGGGGGCTCGGCGTGGCGCTCGTCCCCGAGTTCGCCGTCCGGGACCGGCTCGGCGGCGGCGCCCTCGCCCGGCTCGCGCTGGACGCCCCGGCGCTCAGCCTGCGGCTGGTCTGGCGCGCCGACCGCGAGACCCTTCCCGGGCTGCGCGAGGTGCTCTACGCGGCGGCCGCGCCCTGA
- a CDS encoding polyprenyl synthetase family protein, which translates to MDEGVFGKAAQERAIAEVEVEIARLCELLAEGLAMGLDGGREMVGGAMSEFLVEFFDLVRAKGSRPGLHGMVALPLLAHGAETGEPGPAAPIAVVHLLWWASARHLDDLTDAPGPAGVPDRVAAGRRALTAFAVGGPLPARLLAGLPVPAATRAALGEELSRCWLDAVDGQLRDLTERAAVATPASVLRGYEGKTGAPYGMAAAAAACLAGADRERVAGWRAFGRSLGVLRQLVNDQRDLASGRHEDLANGTATYLLAHLLRALPAGRRREALDLHAAARRCAAARAELAARMLDEEVIDGYAASVAPLIARAHGLLDGLGGEPGCVRELHGLVDATVGHLPRFRLAAA; encoded by the coding sequence GTGGACGAAGGAGTGTTCGGCAAGGCGGCCCAGGAACGGGCGATCGCCGAGGTCGAGGTGGAGATCGCGCGGCTGTGCGAGCTGCTCGCCGAGGGCCTGGCGATGGGCCTGGACGGCGGCCGGGAGATGGTCGGCGGCGCCATGTCGGAGTTCCTCGTGGAGTTCTTCGACCTCGTCCGCGCGAAGGGCTCGCGGCCCGGCCTGCACGGCATGGTCGCGCTGCCGCTGCTGGCGCACGGCGCGGAGACCGGCGAGCCGGGTCCGGCGGCGCCGATCGCGGTGGTCCACCTGCTCTGGTGGGCGTCCGCCCGCCACCTCGACGACCTGACCGACGCGCCCGGCCCGGCCGGCGTGCCGGACCGGGTCGCCGCCGGCAGGCGGGCGCTCACCGCGTTCGCCGTCGGCGGCCCCCTGCCCGCCCGGCTCCTCGCCGGGCTGCCGGTGCCCGCCGCGACCCGCGCGGCGCTCGGCGAGGAGCTGTCGCGCTGCTGGCTGGACGCCGTGGACGGCCAGCTGCGCGACCTCACCGAGCGCGCGGCGGTCGCCACGCCCGCGTCGGTGCTGCGCGGCTACGAGGGCAAGACGGGCGCGCCGTACGGGATGGCAGCCGCGGCCGCCGCCTGCCTGGCCGGCGCGGACCGCGAGCGGGTCGCCGGCTGGCGCGCGTTCGGGCGGTCGCTCGGCGTGCTGCGCCAGCTCGTCAACGACCAGCGCGACCTCGCGTCCGGGCGGCACGAGGACCTCGCCAACGGCACCGCCACGTACCTGCTCGCCCACCTGCTGCGCGCGCTGCCCGCCGGGCGGCGCCGCGAGGCGCTCGACCTGCACGCCGCCGCCCGCCGGTGCGCGGCCGCGCGCGCCGAGCTGGCCGCCCGGATGCTGGACGAGGAGGTCATCGACGGCTACGCGGCGTCCGTGGCGCCGCTGATCGCGCGGGCCCACGGCCTGCTGGACGGGCTCGGCGGCGAACCGGGCTGCGTGCGGGAGCTGCACGGGCTGGTCGACGCGACCGTCGGCCACCTGCCCAGGTTCCGGCTGGCGGCGGCGTAG